TGTTGTCCTGATGTTCATCAAAGTAGGTGAGTTTCACTGCCACGGTGGAGGGGGTGGTCTTATTAGAATAGATGCATCTAGTTCTGACAAGCTGAATATGTGGGCGCTACATaccgagtctcagtgaatattacaaataatggtcgaagttcgcggatcatgaaaaatgcgagcttcagcgatatacatacacacaaagagacacagCATAGCTCGCACatcacagcacaacacaaaccagacagacacggagagacagggagagacactGATCATGATATTGACACCAAATGGTAGAAAATGTAGCGTCATTGACACATGCAGCATCAAACGTTGGAACAAATGTAATAACACGCAGCGAACGTGACACCTTGTAATAGCGATAAGCACCCGTGTATTCGTTTAATATTTTGGAAATGtgtcatatgtgtgtgtatgcgtgtgtgtgtgtgtgtgtgtgtgtgtgtgtgtgtgtgtgtgtgtgtgtgtgtgagtgtacccatgtttccacaggtttggttgcctaaatcaccataagccaaccatccacacgtggatggcaacctaaactctggatgacaacctaattgtgtggatggtcgcttcaattaacaccgttaaattgacttttttgacggaaagaatgtcataacaatgttcaaaatgacattctttccgtcctctataggcgacgaaataggtcaaattttgtgcattttttagtgcaaaattcttcgatgccggagcgagtactgcacccagtgctgttgtagtgcaagtgcactagaaaggcactgcacccagtgccgcctcttaggtaaccatccacactttaggtatgtgtgtgcgcgtgtgtgtaagtgagtgagtgtgtgtgtgtgtgtgtgtgtttgtgtgtgtgagtgcgtgtttgtgtttgtgtttgtgtgtgtgtgtgtgtctgtgtgtgtgtttgtgtgtgtgtgtgggtgtgtgtgtgtgtgtgtgaagacgtTCTCGCTCTTGATGGAATGTTGGTTTCTTATTTTGgtacgccgaagaagaagaagaaggtttcTTATTTTAAATGTCTTTGCTTGATTTGCAGCTGCAGTAGCCCAAGTTACTTTCCAGCTCGTCTGCCCAGAAGCTGGCTTCATAGAAAACGATGTTAATACTGTGGAGTGCACTGTGCGGGGATCAGATGTGAAACGTGCACCGTGCGCTTTTGCTGTTCCCGTAATTAGACTTGAGACTGTGGACGCAGGCGTCCCAAACGCAATTGCACAATCCCCGTTCCCTACTTGTGACAACAACTGGTCCAGTGTTAACAATGACAATGGAAGATGCGCGGATAGAGACACCAACACCGACATTTACACGTACCAATTCAAGGTGACAGCCGATCGAGCGTTTCTCACCAACCTCACCCGTCTTCGCTGCTTGGCTGAATGTTCATTCGGACCCGGTTTAGGgaatcaatttacatacaacaCCAGCGAGACCTGCGGCCCACCTGTGATATTTGCTGGTCAGTTGTTCTGTGTATTGATGCACTTAATATGACGAATTGCcgttgttttgacatgtgcgcGAGCCCTTAATGATGCTTTGACATTTGTCTTCATTCTTGTCTAAAAGACCGGGAAGTTTGTGTTCCCCCAATGGGAAAGACGAGACTCATAATAATAATTGAAACAGAAAACGCCTTATGAACACCAGATGTGAGATAAGTCGCAAAAAACATGTGAATATTTtgtgtcatttttgtgtgtgacattATTTGGGGACATTCTGCGTATGCTCCATGTGTTGCAGCACCAGAACCGAGGACACAAAAATCCATATCCAATTCACAAAGCTCTCTGGTCATCGGTCTGGGTGTGGCAGGAGGTGTGTTTGTCGTCATGGCAGCAGTTTTTTCTGGAGTTTACTG
This region of Littorina saxatilis isolate snail1 linkage group LG8, US_GU_Lsax_2.0, whole genome shotgun sequence genomic DNA includes:
- the LOC138973725 gene encoding uncharacterized protein, with amino-acid sequence MEKDTLIHISVVLMFIKVAAVAQVTFQLVCPEAGFIENDVNTVECTVRGSDVKRAPCAFAVPVIRLETVDAGVPNAIAQSPFPTCDNNWSSVNNDNGRCADRDTNTDIYTYQFKVTADRAFLTNLTRLRCLAECSFGPGLGNQFTYNTSETCGPPVIFAAPEPRTQKSISNSQSSLVIGLGVAGGVFVVMAAVFSGVYCIRKPRSPGGQQNAPPADALPANFPPDNAPLHNAPLHNAPLHNDPLHNAPPQNAFPAADSAGPSPGQTVPTTPDDEPSESSFAGSEASEASEGAEDSASNVTEVLIRA